The Nerophis lumbriciformis linkage group LG34, RoL_Nlum_v2.1, whole genome shotgun sequence genome includes a window with the following:
- the lyrm2 gene encoding LYR motif-containing protein 2, which translates to MLTCDRTMAASRLPPATLSLKQFLQRTQVLGIYRNMLKTIRQVPDERDRKYLRDWARDEFKRNRQATDQDAIRMMITQATNHLKELQTSLSLAGN; encoded by the exons ATGTTGACTTGTGACAGGACGATGGCGGCGTCGAGGTTACCACCAGCTACACTGTCTTTAAAACAG TTCTTACAGAGGACGCAAGTTCTGGGGATTTACAGGAATATGTTGAAGACCATACGACAAGTACCGGATGAGCGAGACAGAAAGTACCTTAGAGACTGGGCGAGAGATGAATTCAAGAGGAATCGGCAGGCCACAGACCAG GATGCCATCCGTATGATGATCACACAAGCGACCAACCATCTGAAAGAGCTTCAGACGTCACTATCCCTGGCAGGGAACTAA
- the LOC133575285 gene encoding SRA stem-loop-interacting RNA-binding protein, mitochondrial-like gives MAASSKKMYQVFVAKIPWTVATREMKEYFGQFGPVKNCTMPFDRETGFHKGFCWVGFSSEEGMNNALQKEPHIIEGSKLQVQKNQRPFTQKSNMTKKEFESE, from the exons ATGGCGGCGTCATCCAAGAAAATGTACCAGGTGTTCGTAGCAAAAATACCATGGACAGTTGCTACCA GGGAGATGAAGGAATACTTTGGGCAATTTGGACCTGTCAAGAACTGTACAATGCCTTTT GACAGAGAAACAGGTTTTCACAAAGGCTTCTGCTGGGTGGGATTCAGCTCAGAGGAAGGTATGAACAACGCGCTGCAGAAAGAGCCACACATTATTGAAGGGTCAAAG CTTCAAGTTCAGAAGAACCAACGACCGTTTACACAAAAATCCAACATGACTAAAAAGGAGTTTGAGTCCGAGTGA